In Microvenator marinus, one genomic interval encodes:
- a CDS encoding flagellar biosynthesis anti-sigma factor FlgM, translating to MKIQRVQKALEVKRVQSSQADTPAPSEAKADVIKLSGASKDLSARAMQASPEKVNLADLKAAISSGEYKPDLDRLADRLLTNSDAISSLLDE from the coding sequence ATGAAGATCCAACGCGTCCAAAAAGCACTCGAAGTCAAACGAGTGCAATCGTCCCAAGCCGACACACCAGCACCGTCCGAGGCCAAAGCCGATGTGATTAAGCTCTCGGGTGCATCCAAAGACCTTAGCGCCCGTGCCATGCAAGCATCCCCTGAAAAGGTGAACCTTGCGGATCTAAAGGCTGCGATTTCGTCAGGCGAATACAAGCCAGACCTTGATCGCCTCGCAGATCGCCTGCTGACCAACAGTGACGCCATCTCAAGCCTTTTGGACGAGTAA
- the flgN gene encoding flagellar export chaperone FlgN, with translation MHTQLAMIEDPIQSLFGVLERSVSSLQSIIKALRSERECVVFFDVQGLMGALESKNQALAEHQELQSQLQHHVKSCWQESGPRRMDTPESVSEALRLLGESVSGQSGRRLVEYSSELVALIDVVRELHDLNKELVQRSVSWITSYVAELVDTSSAGTYDVTGRIGRQRNSAQLVKRLI, from the coding sequence ATGCACACGCAACTTGCCATGATCGAAGACCCAATCCAAAGCCTTTTCGGAGTACTTGAGCGCAGCGTCTCTAGCCTTCAGAGCATCATCAAAGCTCTTCGATCGGAGCGTGAATGCGTTGTGTTCTTTGATGTTCAAGGCCTCATGGGAGCACTCGAATCCAAAAACCAAGCCCTTGCTGAGCACCAAGAACTTCAAAGCCAACTCCAGCACCACGTCAAGTCGTGTTGGCAAGAGTCCGGCCCTCGCCGCATGGACACCCCTGAGAGTGTGTCCGAGGCCCTTCGCTTGCTCGGCGAGTCGGTTTCCGGACAATCAGGCAGGCGTCTTGTAGAATACAGCAGTGAGCTTGTGGCCCTGATTGACGTGGTCCGTGAGCTCCACGACCTGAACAAAGAACTGGTGCAACGCTCGGTCAGCTGGATCACTTCCTATGTGGCCGAGCTGGTCGACACCTCATCCGCGGGAACTTACGACGTGACCGGAAGAATCGGACGTCAACGAAACTCCGCACAACTTGTCAAAAGGCTTATCTGA
- a CDS encoding HDOD domain-containing protein has protein sequence MTDGLTEFIRNELASPGFVPPLLPEVSMNVLRCMTKSDLDFHKVAEIILQDPLLAARVLRVASSPLYGNQEITSVVSGLARLGTKTVRGIALEYGMSALHVEAGGGYPEALRGVVAHCVTTARFTRIVSNAADIRDDSLYTLGLLHDIGIIAGIAALSQHRERPPLDRNAWQALSSLNTQACHLMFEAWECPQAMVEDLNDYHSMDCAKPSVCVVRLASELANQTWAPVYGVFGVDEISQTLFLASLEGLGLGESDWTKIRDNVLSKAT, from the coding sequence ATGACAGACGGCCTTACCGAGTTCATTCGAAACGAACTCGCTTCACCAGGATTCGTCCCTCCATTGCTACCCGAAGTCTCAATGAATGTCCTGCGTTGCATGACAAAGTCCGACCTAGACTTCCACAAAGTTGCCGAAATCATTCTCCAAGATCCTCTCTTGGCAGCACGTGTATTGAGGGTCGCGAGTTCTCCACTCTATGGGAACCAAGAAATCACCTCCGTTGTTTCGGGACTCGCGCGTCTTGGCACAAAGACCGTAAGAGGGATTGCTCTCGAGTACGGGATGTCGGCTCTGCATGTTGAAGCAGGCGGAGGATATCCAGAAGCCTTGCGGGGAGTTGTCGCCCATTGTGTGACCACAGCCCGATTTACGCGCATCGTGTCAAATGCAGCTGATATCAGGGACGATAGCCTTTACACCCTCGGCCTCCTACACGATATCGGCATCATCGCTGGAATTGCGGCCCTCTCTCAACATCGAGAGCGGCCGCCGCTTGATCGGAACGCGTGGCAAGCTCTCTCGAGTCTGAATACTCAAGCATGCCACCTGATGTTCGAGGCATGGGAGTGCCCGCAAGCAATGGTCGAAGACCTAAATGACTATCATTCGATGGACTGCGCCAAACCGAGTGTATGCGTAGTGCGGCTCGCCTCCGAACTCGCCAACCAGACTTGGGCACCGGTATACGGAGTATTCGGGGTGGACGAAATCTCGCAGACCCTCTTTTTGGCTTCCCTCGAGGGTTTGGGACTTGGAGAGTCTGACTGGACCAAGATTCGCGACAACGTTCTCTCAAAAGCTACCTAA
- a CDS encoding flagellar basal body P-ring protein FlgI: MRSFYLLILFVMLSVPLESEAARIKDLADIRGVRDNQLIGYGLVVGLNSTGDYGQSEFTVQSVASMLSRMGIKVDRNRLQTRNVAAVMVTADLPPFARAGQRLDVNVASLGNARSLQGGTLIMTPLKGADGEVYAVAQGSLSVGGFEVRAPSGSAQAKNHVTAGNLPSGGIIERDVTIDLSTRESIQLILRTPDFATASEIANVISAFLGQPVQADANNPTLAQPNQGPAKAIDASTVSVTIPDGFRQNVPQFIGVLELLDVTPNQIARVVVNERTGTVVLGGDVRIREVAVAHGSLNVTINTDLYASQPSSFGQGDTQVVANATADVTEENRALQVVNQSASIQDVVSALNALGASPRDLISILQAIKAAGALDAELVIQ, translated from the coding sequence ATGAGATCTTTTTATCTACTCATTCTTTTCGTGATGCTAAGCGTGCCCTTGGAGTCCGAGGCGGCCCGAATCAAGGACCTTGCCGATATCCGTGGGGTTCGTGACAACCAGCTCATCGGATACGGACTCGTGGTGGGTCTCAACTCTACCGGGGACTATGGCCAGTCCGAGTTCACTGTTCAATCCGTAGCTTCCATGCTCAGCCGAATGGGAATCAAGGTCGACCGCAATCGCCTGCAGACCCGAAACGTGGCCGCAGTGATGGTGACAGCAGACCTGCCGCCCTTCGCCCGCGCCGGCCAGCGCCTCGATGTCAACGTGGCCAGCCTTGGTAACGCGCGCAGCTTGCAAGGAGGAACTCTCATCATGACGCCACTCAAAGGCGCCGACGGAGAAGTCTATGCGGTTGCTCAAGGCTCACTATCCGTAGGTGGGTTCGAGGTGCGTGCGCCCAGTGGCTCGGCGCAGGCCAAGAACCATGTCACCGCTGGAAACCTCCCGAGCGGAGGCATCATTGAAAGAGACGTCACCATCGACTTGAGCACGCGAGAGTCCATTCAGCTCATTTTGCGAACCCCCGACTTCGCCACCGCGAGCGAAATCGCGAACGTCATCAGCGCGTTCTTGGGGCAACCCGTTCAGGCCGATGCAAACAACCCCACATTGGCTCAGCCCAACCAAGGCCCCGCAAAGGCCATCGATGCCTCCACGGTCAGCGTGACCATTCCAGACGGATTCCGGCAGAACGTGCCGCAATTCATCGGCGTTCTCGAGCTCTTGGACGTCACGCCCAACCAAATTGCACGGGTGGTGGTCAACGAACGCACCGGTACAGTTGTGCTCGGCGGTGATGTTCGAATTCGTGAGGTAGCAGTGGCCCATGGAAGCCTGAACGTGACCATCAACACCGACCTCTATGCGTCTCAGCCATCGTCGTTTGGTCAAGGAGACACGCAGGTCGTGGCCAACGCAACGGCCGATGTGACCGAAGAAAACCGAGCCCTTCAAGTCGTCAATCAGAGCGCCTCAATTCAAGATGTGGTTTCTGCACTCAACGCACTTGGAGCCTCGCCTAGAGACCTGATCTCTATTCTTCAGGCAATCAAAGCTGCGGGCGCCCTCGATGCGGAACTGGTGATTCAATGA
- a CDS encoding flagellar basal body L-ring protein FlgH, with translation MKVLILFMILFGFGCADNHIKKYEPKERDYVFPVEPEELEAQSSEGSIWGKNREGNYLYTDQRAIRPGDILTIRIEEFANAERATATSTSRVTEMNADISAFLGLMEKLKEIDPDIQPSKLIDASSQTKFDHSGETGRKEKLTATVPVIVKKSLPNGNVFVEGHRVILVNEEEHHFYISGVARPFDIDENNTLTSARLADAEIEFTGRGALSDNQSPGVISRFFSWIWPF, from the coding sequence ATGAAAGTCCTCATTCTTTTCATGATTCTCTTCGGGTTTGGGTGTGCAGACAACCATATCAAGAAGTACGAACCCAAAGAGCGAGACTATGTCTTCCCAGTAGAGCCTGAAGAGCTCGAAGCCCAATCGAGTGAAGGCTCGATCTGGGGCAAAAACCGTGAAGGTAACTACCTCTACACCGATCAGCGCGCGATTCGCCCTGGCGATATTTTGACCATTCGAATCGAGGAGTTCGCCAATGCCGAGAGGGCGACTGCAACCTCAACGTCGCGTGTGACCGAGATGAATGCTGACATCTCGGCTTTCCTCGGATTGATGGAAAAGCTCAAGGAAATCGATCCTGATATCCAACCGAGCAAACTTATCGACGCGAGCAGTCAGACCAAATTTGACCATTCCGGCGAGACCGGCCGCAAAGAAAAGCTCACGGCGACCGTTCCGGTCATCGTCAAGAAGTCCTTGCCCAATGGAAACGTCTTTGTGGAAGGGCATCGCGTCATCCTTGTAAACGAGGAAGAGCACCACTTCTACATCAGCGGTGTCGCGAGACCTTTTGATATCGATGAAAACAATACGCTTACTTCGGCCCGACTTGCGGACGCCGAAATCGAGTTCACGGGCCGCGGTGCGCTCTCGGACAATCAATCGCCAGGCGTCATTTCGCGTTTCTTTAGCTGGATTTGGCCATTCTGA
- a CDS encoding sigma-70 family RNA polymerase sigma factor, which yields MMLSNTALKRYESAPKNDIRSKHAELVDAHAKLVRTVAHRIFRRLPHHIRGFEEEDLVSVGIMGLLDAHERYNPDSGVSFDSFAEFRIKGAILDEIRRHDFFPRRLRAKANQLHKVVAKLEVDTKRSPTNQEIADAMEISVDDVVKLKSEVAQYSMVSDEECVSLKSPHPRADVILMDKELKKQLVVALKSLPEKEQLVLDLYFNRELKLKEIGEVLDISEGRVSQLKTEALKRLKDLMKS from the coding sequence ATGATGCTCTCAAACACTGCACTCAAACGCTACGAAAGCGCCCCGAAGAACGACATAAGATCTAAGCATGCTGAGCTCGTGGACGCGCACGCAAAGCTCGTCAGGACTGTGGCACACCGAATCTTTAGACGATTGCCTCATCATATCCGAGGTTTTGAAGAAGAAGACCTGGTAAGCGTCGGGATTATGGGCCTTCTTGACGCTCATGAGCGCTACAACCCTGATTCAGGTGTCTCGTTTGATTCGTTTGCCGAGTTTAGGATCAAGGGTGCGATTCTGGATGAAATCAGGCGCCATGACTTCTTCCCGAGAAGGCTGAGAGCCAAGGCGAACCAACTTCATAAAGTCGTCGCGAAACTCGAAGTCGACACCAAACGAAGCCCCACCAATCAAGAGATTGCCGACGCGATGGAAATCTCGGTGGACGACGTGGTTAAGCTTAAGTCCGAGGTGGCCCAGTACTCCATGGTCAGCGACGAAGAATGCGTCTCCTTAAAGTCACCACATCCGCGTGCTGATGTGATCCTCATGGACAAAGAGCTCAAGAAGCAGCTCGTCGTGGCCCTGAAGTCGCTGCCTGAAAAAGAGCAGCTCGTGCTCGACCTCTACTTCAACCGAGAGCTCAAACTCAAAGAGATTGGAGAGGTTCTCGATATCTCGGAGGGACGAGTGTCTCAGCTAAAGACCGAAGCTCTCAAACGACTCAAGGACCTGATGAAATCGTGA
- a CDS encoding Fpg/Nei family DNA glycosylase codes for MPELGEVEIARKHLQSWWTDAASTFHLIDAKVLKSGEPADLERQISQTPRAFKRRGKQLWVEFADGPHLAFHFRMTGQIVRTTSPEERFSRIAWQVGDSWLHFVDPRRFGYVEVWTDSERDAALAKLGPDPHAADPKLMREKAGARQLKAALLDQSVIAGVGNIAFIEVMWRLGLHPEIKGSQLSKAEWSRLIQAFVDFFDEVVERDFSPEQGRIDYVNTGGTNPFEIYQQDQCPKCSGGIERLVQGGRSTYFCPRCQRSGRR; via the coding sequence ATGCCAGAACTCGGTGAAGTCGAAATCGCACGCAAGCATTTGCAGTCATGGTGGACGGATGCCGCGAGCACGTTCCATCTGATTGATGCCAAGGTTCTGAAATCCGGCGAGCCGGCCGATTTAGAACGCCAGATATCCCAAACTCCTAGGGCTTTTAAGAGGCGCGGAAAGCAGCTCTGGGTCGAGTTCGCAGATGGCCCGCATCTTGCGTTTCACTTCCGTATGACGGGCCAGATCGTGCGCACAACAAGCCCCGAAGAGCGATTCTCCAGAATCGCCTGGCAGGTAGGCGATAGCTGGCTTCATTTTGTGGACCCGAGGCGTTTTGGATACGTTGAGGTCTGGACGGATTCCGAGCGCGACGCAGCGCTAGCCAAACTTGGGCCAGACCCGCACGCCGCCGACCCGAAACTGATGCGAGAGAAGGCTGGCGCGCGCCAACTCAAGGCCGCGCTCCTAGACCAAAGTGTGATCGCTGGTGTTGGAAATATCGCGTTCATCGAGGTGATGTGGCGCCTTGGCCTTCATCCTGAAATCAAGGGTAGCCAGCTTAGCAAGGCCGAGTGGAGTCGGCTGATTCAGGCCTTTGTAGACTTCTTCGATGAAGTCGTAGAGCGGGACTTCAGCCCCGAGCAGGGGCGTATCGACTACGTGAATACGGGCGGCACCAATCCCTTTGAGATTTATCAGCAAGACCAATGTCCTAAGTGCTCGGGCGGCATCGAACGTCTTGTACAGGGTGGGCGTTCCACGTACTTTTGTCCGCGATGCCAGCGTTCGGGCAGGCGTTAG
- the flgA gene encoding flagellar basal body P-ring formation chaperone FlgA, whose product MNYLVLITALCFSSLAFAQDDLRLAVEESVATRLGADTQVNVSKVAARGKLPATYTLELRSDPKTQQKLKLLVRDSKGSGVAWVDAEVEVLVPVVVLTRDAERGNTLETSVEVRPIREAPRDRINPDDLQDAVAARNLRSGAVLSTRDVKRENLVERTQPITLRARRGGVTVTQRAIALQHGSRGDIVRVRTAANQTVEAIVVAHATCEVP is encoded by the coding sequence ATGAACTACCTAGTCCTCATTACCGCCCTTTGCTTCTCGAGCCTTGCTTTTGCTCAGGACGACCTTCGACTAGCCGTCGAAGAGAGTGTCGCGACACGACTTGGCGCCGATACTCAGGTCAACGTCAGCAAGGTCGCAGCGCGCGGAAAACTCCCAGCAACCTACACGCTTGAACTCAGGTCGGATCCAAAGACCCAGCAGAAGCTCAAGCTCCTGGTACGAGACTCCAAAGGCTCGGGTGTCGCATGGGTGGATGCCGAAGTTGAGGTCCTAGTGCCCGTCGTCGTCCTAACGCGCGACGCCGAAAGGGGTAACACACTTGAGACCTCAGTCGAGGTGCGGCCCATTCGAGAGGCTCCTCGAGATCGCATCAATCCAGACGACCTCCAAGACGCGGTCGCTGCACGCAATCTGAGAAGTGGAGCCGTTCTCTCGACCAGAGACGTCAAAAGAGAAAACTTGGTGGAGCGCACCCAGCCTATCACGCTGCGCGCACGCAGAGGTGGCGTAACCGTTACCCAGCGCGCCATTGCGCTCCAGCACGGGTCGCGTGGGGACATTGTGCGTGTCCGAACCGCAGCCAATCAAACCGTTGAAGCCATCGTCGTGGCGCACGCGACGTGTGAGGTGCCCTGA
- the flgG gene encoding flagellar basal-body rod protein FlgG, whose amino-acid sequence MLKALKTAASGMDAQQRKLDVTANNLANVNTTGFKRSRAEFQEMLYTQEKAPGEGNPTGIETGSGVRAAATQKSFVQGTLEATQNPLDLAIEGEGFFRLSQDNGQAVYSRAGAFKVDQNGQVVNSDGHMLDPGIAIPPDATAISIGRDGAVRVVLDGETSEIEVGRIELTRFQNPAGLRSLGRGLFEPTEASGPAQIGMPGEDGRGQISQGYLEGSNVQVTEEMIEMIVSQRAYEVNSKVIRTADEMLRAATNIR is encoded by the coding sequence ATGCTCAAAGCACTCAAAACAGCTGCCTCCGGCATGGACGCCCAACAGCGAAAACTCGACGTCACCGCGAACAATCTCGCGAACGTAAACACCACCGGATTCAAGCGCTCAAGGGCCGAATTCCAGGAAATGCTCTACACCCAGGAAAAGGCGCCTGGTGAGGGAAATCCCACCGGAATTGAAACCGGCTCTGGAGTGCGTGCAGCCGCCACACAGAAAAGCTTTGTGCAGGGAACTCTAGAGGCTACCCAGAATCCTCTCGACCTCGCAATTGAAGGCGAGGGCTTTTTCAGACTCTCCCAAGACAATGGGCAGGCCGTCTATTCGCGCGCCGGAGCCTTCAAAGTCGACCAGAACGGCCAGGTCGTAAACTCAGACGGCCATATGCTCGACCCGGGCATAGCCATTCCCCCTGACGCCACCGCCATCTCCATTGGAAGAGACGGTGCGGTTCGTGTGGTACTTGACGGCGAGACCTCGGAAATCGAAGTCGGAAGAATTGAGCTGACACGCTTCCAAAACCCGGCAGGACTGCGCTCCCTTGGACGCGGACTCTTTGAGCCTACCGAGGCCTCCGGGCCCGCCCAGATTGGAATGCCTGGCGAGGACGGAAGAGGCCAGATTAGCCAGGGCTACCTCGAGGGCTCAAACGTACAAGTCACCGAAGAAATGATCGAAATGATCGTCTCGCAGCGGGCCTACGAGGTGAACTCAAAGGTCATCCGCACCGCAGACGAAATGCTCCGAGCCGCCACAAACATTCGGTAA
- the flgK gene encoding flagellar hook-associated protein FlgK: MTDLTRLMSLGQGALATNQRRMANAQNNIANASTEGYVRQRVDAMTIGGKYATNLKGVTTSGPHALRANFLDRQEAALSNSLGFHRELANAASTLEGTLFPNAQSGPATRVGAFFDSLGTLSSNPSNPAYRTDALQRAEDVATSFRRDAEVLNTQMSSLEDGLRQDVEKLNSDLNDIARLDQTIRQSVASGQPAHEIIDERNRIVDKVTQMTGMNVVHANDGTVQLLASDGRAFVEGGVAREVGLENNSGELSLTLSSTAGPQAVETPGGSIGGRLHAHNDVALGALNELNRSAQEFADSVNASHRQGFGLDGQGNRNLFEVDPNRPAASFKVSDDVAGNPSRLGMSSNGQPGDNGTLRAIMDLREAPTTGGLDFEATLRGIQQNVGKTVQGAEREYELADSSLFQVQNMRQSVEGVSLEEEIVALNQAQRGFEAALKVMNATESMFDSLMSIKS, encoded by the coding sequence ATGACCGACCTCACCCGCTTGATGTCACTCGGGCAGGGGGCGCTCGCTACGAATCAGCGTCGTATGGCGAATGCGCAGAATAATATCGCCAATGCGTCGACGGAGGGCTACGTGCGCCAACGCGTGGACGCCATGACCATTGGTGGGAAATACGCTACAAATCTCAAGGGCGTTACAACGTCGGGGCCTCACGCGTTGCGCGCGAATTTCTTGGACCGCCAAGAGGCCGCACTCAGCAACTCTCTAGGCTTTCATCGCGAACTCGCCAATGCGGCATCTACCCTGGAAGGGACGCTCTTTCCGAATGCCCAATCGGGTCCAGCCACACGAGTCGGCGCGTTTTTCGATTCACTGGGCACGCTGTCTTCGAACCCATCCAATCCTGCGTATCGCACCGATGCCCTCCAGAGAGCCGAAGATGTGGCCACCTCTTTCAGAAGAGACGCCGAGGTCCTCAACACACAAATGAGTTCGCTAGAAGATGGGCTGCGTCAGGACGTCGAAAAGCTGAATTCCGACCTCAACGATATCGCCCGACTCGACCAGACCATCAGGCAATCCGTGGCCTCCGGCCAACCCGCTCACGAAATCATCGACGAGCGGAACCGTATCGTCGACAAGGTGACTCAAATGACCGGCATGAACGTGGTTCACGCGAACGATGGCACCGTTCAACTACTGGCGTCTGATGGACGTGCTTTTGTCGAAGGCGGGGTAGCCAGAGAAGTGGGGCTGGAAAATAATTCCGGTGAGCTCTCCCTGACGCTCTCTTCAACAGCCGGCCCTCAGGCCGTAGAAACACCAGGGGGCTCCATTGGAGGAAGACTCCATGCGCATAATGACGTCGCATTAGGAGCACTTAACGAACTCAATCGAAGCGCCCAGGAATTCGCTGATTCGGTCAACGCCTCACACCGGCAAGGCTTCGGACTCGACGGACAGGGAAACCGCAACCTCTTCGAAGTAGACCCCAACAGGCCCGCGGCGAGTTTCAAAGTCAGCGATGATGTTGCGGGGAACCCGAGTAGGCTCGGAATGTCTTCAAACGGACAACCCGGAGACAACGGTACGCTTCGTGCCATCATGGATCTACGTGAAGCACCGACCACTGGAGGCCTAGATTTCGAGGCGACGCTACGAGGCATACAGCAGAATGTCGGAAAGACGGTACAAGGCGCAGAACGCGAATATGAGCTCGCTGATTCGTCACTCTTCCAAGTTCAAAACATGAGACAGTCCGTCGAAGGCGTCTCGCTAGAAGAAGAAATCGTTGCGTTGAATCAGGCGCAGAGAGGCTTCGAAGCCGCGCTTAAAGTAATGAATGCTACCGAGTCGATGTTCGACTCCTTGATGTCGATAAAGAGCTAA
- the flgF gene encoding flagellar basal-body rod protein FlgF: MSDGIYIAVSGSLARQEQLDRTSHNLANVDTPGFQARSLRFQELVVDRASGRSHVQSAQGKMSQAQGAVEETANPFDFAIVGDGYFTVKSPNGTALTKAGNFKVNENGNLVTQDNLPVLNASNNPVMVPPATDFYVDENGNIWDDYGVVDQIQIVRTTDPANLKPIGDSLFLAAANSLEPSVATVQQGHIEKSNVNAVESMTELITIQRHFEAMQKLVQTFAQIDSRAARDLGSING, from the coding sequence ATGAGCGACGGAATCTACATCGCAGTCAGCGGCTCACTAGCCCGACAAGAACAACTCGATCGAACGAGCCACAATCTGGCAAACGTCGATACACCCGGGTTTCAAGCGCGTAGTCTAAGATTTCAGGAATTGGTAGTCGACCGCGCGAGCGGAAGGTCTCATGTGCAGAGTGCTCAGGGGAAGATGAGTCAGGCTCAGGGTGCCGTCGAGGAAACGGCAAACCCCTTTGACTTTGCCATTGTCGGAGACGGCTACTTTACAGTGAAATCCCCCAACGGCACGGCACTCACGAAGGCAGGAAACTTCAAGGTCAATGAGAACGGAAACCTCGTGACTCAAGACAACCTTCCTGTGCTCAACGCCTCAAACAATCCCGTCATGGTTCCTCCAGCCACCGACTTCTACGTCGATGAAAATGGCAATATCTGGGACGATTATGGAGTGGTGGACCAGATTCAGATCGTTCGCACAACGGACCCCGCAAATCTCAAACCTATCGGGGACTCGCTCTTCTTGGCCGCTGCCAACTCGCTCGAGCCCTCGGTCGCTACAGTGCAGCAGGGCCACATTGAAAAGAGCAATGTCAATGCGGTGGAGTCCATGACCGAGCTCATCACCATCCAGCGTCACTTCGAAGCGATGCAAAAGCTCGTTCAAACCTTCGCACAAATCGACAGCCGAGCCGCACGCGACCTCGGTAGTATCAACGGATAG
- a CDS encoding FHA domain-containing protein — MSKTIDEYVRLRKTLGLKAFAHEHASPVLWGIGILGELSEDGERGEAQTFLASIHGKTEERAIHRRIWPIRQEPDGPRLKYIRLGRSAQNDVVLPDYAISHVHCGFDRTEAGRVVIFDLDSHNGTWVGDYRLAPYEERPLEVEDEVVLGRYQFEFLDSRTFLERVENLYVLTFT, encoded by the coding sequence TTGAGTAAAACCATTGATGAGTATGTCCGTCTTCGTAAGACACTTGGCCTAAAGGCCTTTGCACATGAGCATGCGAGTCCAGTTCTTTGGGGGATAGGGATTTTGGGAGAATTGTCCGAAGACGGCGAACGTGGAGAAGCACAAACGTTCTTGGCTTCGATTCATGGCAAGACTGAGGAGCGAGCGATTCACCGTCGTATATGGCCGATTCGCCAAGAGCCAGATGGACCCCGTCTCAAGTACATTCGTCTGGGGCGTTCTGCACAAAACGATGTGGTTCTTCCCGATTATGCAATCTCACACGTCCACTGTGGGTTTGATCGCACCGAAGCAGGGCGCGTCGTAATCTTCGACCTCGATTCGCACAATGGGACCTGGGTAGGTGACTATCGCTTGGCTCCCTATGAAGAGCGACCACTCGAGGTAGAAGATGAGGTCGTCCTGGGCCGCTACCAGTTTGAGTTTCTGGATTCCCGTACTTTCTTGGAGCGGGTCGAAAACCTTTACGTCCTGACCTTCACCTGA